One genomic region from Hyalangium ruber encodes:
- a CDS encoding cupin domain-containing protein, which yields MSQLVTKKFSQPDERRSFVEHGHVDIVRLGGRTMGLAVFEPGWKWSKDVQPIAGTSSCQAAHSCYYVSGSMEIRMDDGTRRTLHAGDVAYIPPGHDAWVVGDEPCVLVDFEGMSDYAQREEEAAPSVQ from the coding sequence ATGAGCCAGCTTGTCACCAAGAAGTTCTCCCAGCCCGATGAGCGACGATCCTTCGTCGAGCACGGCCACGTGGACATCGTCCGTCTCGGCGGACGCACCATGGGGTTGGCTGTCTTCGAGCCGGGGTGGAAGTGGTCGAAGGATGTACAGCCGATCGCGGGGACCTCGAGCTGCCAGGCCGCCCACTCCTGCTACTACGTCTCCGGGAGCATGGAGATCCGCATGGACGACGGCACCCGGAGGACGCTCCACGCGGGGGACGTGGCCTACATTCCCCCCGGGCATGACGCATGGGTGGTCGGCGACGAGCCCTGTGTGTTGGTGGACTTCGAGGGCATGTCGGACTACGCGCAGCGAGAGGAAGAGGCTGCGCCCAGCGTGCAGTGA